The sequence AGTGCTTGCCGGCATCGTCGACATGAGGGCAGCGATGCTCGGGCGGATGCGCTCGTTGCCATCCGCGACGCGGTTGCCGCTGCGGCGCCTCCTTGCGACGGTCGCCGTGCTGGGCATGGCCGGGTGCGCGGTGGGACCGGATTTTCAGCGGCCCGCGGCGCCCACGGTCGGCAGCCTGACCGCCGCCCCGCTGCCGGCCACCACCGCCAGCGCGGATGTCGCGGGCGGGCAGCCCCAGCACTTCGTTCCCGCCGCCGACATTCCCGCGCAGTGGTGGACACTGTTCCATTCCACCGAGCTCAATGCGCTGATCGAACAATCGCTGGCGCACAACTCCGATCTGAAGGCCGCGCAGGCGGCGTTGGCGGTGGCGCACGAGAATGCCCGGGCGCAGCGCGGTGCCTACTACCCCGCTGTCAACGCCGGCTTCTCGGCCACCCGCCAGATGCAATCACAGCAGGTTGCGCCCGGGCCGAACTATCCGGTGGTGCCCCAGGAGTATCTGTACAGCTTCTTCACTCCGCAGCTCAGCATTTCGTATGCGCCGGACCTGTTCGGCCTGAACCGGCGCACGGTGGAGTCGCTGGAGGCGCAGGAGCAGTCCGTGCGTTTCCAGATGATCGCCGCCCGCATCACGCTGAGTACCAACGTGGTGGCCGCGGCCGTGCAGCAGGCTTCGTTGCGCGCGCAGATCGCCGCGACCCGCGACTTGATCGCGATCAACACGAAGATGGTCGGCATCCTGCGCTACCAGCTGAGCAAGGGTTATGCCGGCCGGCTCGATCTTGCCGCGCAGGAATCACAGCTGGCCCAGCTGCAGGCCACGCTGCCGCCGTTGCTGACCCAGCTGGATCAGCAGAACAACCTGCTGGCGGTTCTGGCAGGGCGGTTGCCCAGCGAGGCGCCGACGCAGGCATTCGACCTGGCCAGCCTGCACCTGCCGCAGCAACTGCCGTTGAGCCTGCCATCAAGCCTGGTGGCACAGCGTCCGGACGTGCGCCAGGCCGAGGCGAACATGCACGCGGCCAGCGCCAATATCGGCGTGGCCATCGCGAATCGGTTGCCGAATATTTCGTTGACCGCGAACGCGGGCAGCACCGCGGTGGCGATGGACCAGGTATTCAAGGCCGGCACGGGCTTCTGGGGCATCGGTGCCGATATCGCCGCGCCGATTTTTCACGGCGGCAGCCTGCTGCACCAGGAGCGCGCCGCCAAGGCGGCCTATGTGGAATCGGCCGAGCAATACCGCGGCACGGTGCTGACCGCGTTCCAGAACGTGGCCGATACGCTGGCCGCGCTGCAGCACGACGCCGAGGGCCTGCAGGCCGCGGCCACGGCCGCGGATGCCGCCAGACTCACGCTCGATCTGTCGCAGCGTCAGTACCGGGATGGCTACGCCAGCTACCTGACCTTGCTCAGTGCGGAGCAGGGCTACCAGCAATCGCGCATTGCGCTGGTGCAGGCGCAGGCGAGCCGCTACGCCGACACGGCGG is a genomic window of Rhodanobacter thiooxydans containing:
- a CDS encoding efflux transporter outer membrane subunit, giving the protein MRSLPSATRLPLRRLLATVAVLGMAGCAVGPDFQRPAAPTVGSLTAAPLPATTASADVAGGQPQHFVPAADIPAQWWTLFHSTELNALIEQSLAHNSDLKAAQAALAVAHENARAQRGAYYPAVNAGFSATRQMQSQQVAPGPNYPVVPQEYLYSFFTPQLSISYAPDLFGLNRRTVESLEAQEQSVRFQMIAARITLSTNVVAAAVQQASLRAQIAATRDLIAINTKMVGILRYQLSKGYAGRLDLAAQESQLAQLQATLPPLLTQLDQQNNLLAVLAGRLPSEAPTQAFDLASLHLPQQLPLSLPSSLVAQRPDVRQAEANMHAASANIGVAIANRLPNISLTANAGSTAVAMDQVFKAGTGFWGIGADIAAPIFHGGSLLHQERAAKAAYVESAEQYRGTVLTAFQNVADTLAALQHDAEGLQAAATAADAARLTLDLSQRQYRDGYASYLTLLSAEQGYQQSRIALVQAQASRYADTAALFQALGGGWWHDTRAEGGTAAAASPTSTHAAAFRDSDEK